From the Camarhynchus parvulus chromosome 13, STF_HiC, whole genome shotgun sequence genome, one window contains:
- the CCNG1 gene encoding cyclin-G1 yields the protein MIDTPASGGARDPVLELPAMLEQELRAQPRAAGLRLLEAAHDNGLRMTARLRDFEVKDLLSLTQFFGFHTETFSLAVNFLDRFLSKMKVQPKHLGCVGLSCFYLAVKASEEERNVPLATDLIRISQYRFTVSDLMRMEKIILEKLCWKVKAITAFQFLQLYHSFIHENLSCERRKYLNFERLETQLKACHCRIMFSKAKPSVLALSVLALEIEEQKLLELTEPLEFLQLHSKISNRELTFWKELVLKCLMEYSSSKCSKPNVQKLKWIVSGRTARQLKHSYYRITHLPTIPETTS from the exons ATGATCGATACCCCGGCGAGCGGCGGCGCTCGGGACCcggtgctggagctgcccgcgatgctggagcaggagctgcggGCCCAGCCCCGCGCCGCCGGGCTCCGGCTGCTCGAGGCTGCCCACGACAATGGGCTGCGAATGACCGCACGGCTGCGAGACTTCGAGGTGAAGGATCTCCTCAGCTTGACTCAGTTCTTTGGCTTCCACACCGAGACGTTCTCTCTAGCTGTGAATTTCTTAGATAGATTCTTGTCGAAAATGAAG GTACAGCCTAAACACTTGGGCTGTGTTGGACTCAGCTGCTTCTACTTGGCTGTGAAGGCGTCAGAAGAAGAGAGGAATGTGCCCTTGGCCACTGACTTAATCCGAATAAGCCAGTATAGGTTCACTGTTTCTGATTTGATGAGAATGGAGAAAATCATACTGGAGAAATTGTGTTGGAAAGTCAAAGCTATAACTGCCTTCCAATTTCTACAGCTCtatcattcattcattcatgaGAATTTAAGCTGTGAAAG GAGAAAATACCTTAATTTTGAGAGACTTGAGACCCAGCTTAAGGCCTGTCACTGCAGAATCATGTTTTCTAAAGCTAAG ccttcTGTCTTGGCACTGTCTGTTTTGGCACTAGAGATAGAAGAACAAAAACTGCTGGAGTTGACAGAGCCATTGGAATTTCTACAGTTACATTCCAAG ATAAGCAACAGAGAACTGACCTTCTGGAAGGAGCTGGTGTTGAAGTGCCTTATGGAATATTCCTCAAGCAAGTGTTCCAAACCAAatgtgcagaaattaaaatggatTGTGTCTGGACGTACAGCTCGGCAGCTTAAACACAGCTACTACAGAATAACACACCTTCCTACCATTCCAGAGACCACCTCCTAA